One segment of Macrobrachium rosenbergii isolate ZJJX-2024 chromosome 25, ASM4041242v1, whole genome shotgun sequence DNA contains the following:
- the GlcAT-I gene encoding galactosylgalactosylxylosylprotein 3-beta-glucuronosyltransferase 2 isoform X3 → MLRPFLSNTSFTPSISFKNQRLRSALKRFNIAEDEYLDSTLSVIYVITPTYTRPQQKAELTRLKNIFLHIPSLHWIVVEDAEEKSILVSQFLKLSGLPYTHLNQPTPEEWKLQKTDPNWRKPRGVLQRNLGIHWLRRKFTAGNIRKGVVYFADDDNTYSIELFNEMRDTKTVSVWPVGLVGGVMVERPQISLVDYQSRYEVSGWLTGWRPDRPFATDMAGFAVNLNLLVKNPDAEFSLKSKRGFMESDFLEKITTLSELEPKADLCTKVYVWHTQTLKPDLKDEERLRKAGRSTDVGIEV, encoded by the exons AATCAAAGACTTAGGTCTGCATTAAAAAGGTTTAATATTGCAGAAGATGAATATTTGGATAGTACATTATCAGTTATTTATGTTATCACGCCAACGTATACAAGACCTCAGCAAAAAGCTGAACTAACCAG ATTGAAGAATATTTTCCTACATATACCTTCTCTTCATTGGATAGTTGTagaagatgcagaagaaaaaTCCATCCTAGTATCCCAGTTTTTAAAGTTATCAGGACTGCCTTATACACATCTGAATCAACCAACCCCAGAAGAATGGAAGTTACAGAAGACT GACCCCAACTGGCGTAAACCACGTGGAGTCTTACAGAGAAATCTTGGAATACATTGGCTTCGGAGAAAATTCACTGCAGGCAATATACGGAAGGGTGTTGTGTATTTTGCTGATGATGACAACACTTATAGCATCGAATTGTTTAATGAG atgCGAGATACAAAAACAGTTTCAGTATGGCCAGTTGGTCTTGTAGGTGGTGTCATGGTAGAGCGACCTCAAATTTCATTGGTCGATTATCAAAGTAGATACGAAGTTTCTGGTTGGCTGACTGGTTGGAGACCTGATCGTCCATTTGCTACAGATATGGCTGGCTTTGCTGTAAACTTAAATCTTCTGGTGAAAAACCCTGATGCAgagttttcattaaaatccaAGAGGGGTTTCATGGAGTCAGACTTCCTGGAAAAAATAACTACTTTATCTGAGTTGGAGCCTAAAGCTGATCTGTGTACAAAG GTGTATGTTtggcacacacaaacactgaaacCTGACTTGAAAGATGAAGAACGACTAAGGAAAGCTGGAAGATCCACGGATGTTGGCATTGAAGTTTAG